Within the Elusimicrobiaceae bacterium genome, the region GGTCAAGTTCATCAGGATGGAGGCGGAAACTGGCACCACGCTGTTTAGGATAGGCGGGTTTTCCGTGCCGGCCCAGTGGTTCGAGCTGATTCTGCCGGTCGGGTTCGGGCTGATAATCCTGCACAGCGTTTTTAACATGCTGCGTTTCCCGCGGGAAGAGGCGCGCGGATGACCATGCTGATACTGCTTGTCGCATTGGCCTGCGCCGCCACGGGAATGCCGGTTTTCGCGCTGATCGGCGCGGGCGCGCTGTACGGGTTTCACACCGCGGGGATTGACAGCGCCGCCGTCATAGTCGAGATGATGCGGCTGGCGAGCCTGCCCGCCCTTATCGCGATACCGCTATTTACCTTCGCGGGCTATGTGCTCGCCGAGGGGCGCGCGCCCGCCAGAATGCTTGATCTGGCGCGGGCCATGTTCGGGTTCCTGCCGGGCGGGCTGGCGGCGGCCGCGCTGGTTACGGCGGCTTTGTTTACGGCTTTTACGGGCGCGTCGGGCGTGACGATCATAGCGCTGGGCGGACTGTTGTACCCCATGCTCAAGGAGCAGGGCTATCCCGACAGCTTCAATCTGGGTCTGCTGACCACGACCGGCAGCCTGGGCCTGCTGTTTCCGCCGAGCCTGCCTATTATTTTATACGGGCTGGTGGCGGGCGTAAGCATTGACAAACTGTTCGCCGCAGGCGCGGTGCCGGGCGTTCTGCTCATAATCATGCTTGTCGGTTATGCGCTGTGGGTGGGCAAAAAAGCCGGGGTCAGGGGCACTCCGTTCTCGGTAGCCGCGCTTAAAACCGCCGCGCGCGCGGCTATTTGGGAGATTCCGCTTCCGTTTCTGGTGATCGGGGGGATCTACGGCGGGTTTTTCACGGCGGGAGAGGCAGCTACGGTGATGTCGGTCTACGTTATCGTGACGGAAGTGTTTATCTACCGCGAGCTTACCTTGTTCGGCGACCTGCCGCGCGTGGCGGCGCGCAGCATGGTGCTGGTAGGCGCGATTTTCGTAGTGCTTGGCGCGGCGATGGGCATTACCAATTACATGATTGACGCGGAGATCCCGTCGCGCCTGTTCGGGTGGCTCCATTCGTTTGTCGAAAGCAAGATCGTGTTCCTGATGATACTCAACGCGTTTTTGCTGGTAGTGAACATGATCGAAATTTTTTCCGCCATTATCATAGTGGTGCCGGTAATCGCGCCGGTGGCGGCGCAGTACGGGATAGATCCGGTCCATCTGGGCATAATCTTTCTGCTCAATCTTGAAATCGGCTACATGACGCCGCCGCTGGGGCTGAACCTGTTTCTGGCCAACCGGCGGTTCGGCAAGCCCATGACCGAGGTTTATTCGGCGGTTTTAAAGTTCTGGCTGATGCTGCTGGCGGCGCTCATGGCGGTCACTTATCTGCCGGGTTTGAGCCTGATTTTCGTAAAGTGAGTCCGGCCACAAACCCGCGCGCCCGCCGCGGAATCGCGGCGGGCGCGCGGGTTCGGGTTCAAGAGTGTTA harbors:
- a CDS encoding TRAP transporter large permease subunit — translated: MTMLILLVALACAATGMPVFALIGAGALYGFHTAGIDSAAVIVEMMRLASLPALIAIPLFTFAGYVLAEGRAPARMLDLARAMFGFLPGGLAAAALVTAALFTAFTGASGVTIIALGGLLYPMLKEQGYPDSFNLGLLTTTGSLGLLFPPSLPIILYGLVAGVSIDKLFAAGAVPGVLLIIMLVGYALWVGKKAGVRGTPFSVAALKTAARAAIWEIPLPFLVIGGIYGGFFTAGEAATVMSVYVIVTEVFIYRELTLFGDLPRVAARSMVLVGAIFVVLGAAMGITNYMIDAEIPSRLFGWLHSFVESKIVFLMILNAFLLVVNMIEIFSAIIIVVPVIAPVAAQYGIDPVHLGIIFLLNLEIGYMTPPLGLNLFLANRRFGKPMTEVYSAVLKFWLMLLAALMAVTYLPGLSLIFVK